Within the Dialister hominis genome, the region TTGACATGTGTTTTTACAACATCCATGAATTCTGTAAGATCTGTGCCTTTATCATATCCCCCGGCAATCAGTATAACGGGTTTTGAGAAAGCTTCCATGCCTTTAATGGCAGCATCCGTATTCGTTGCTTTGGAATCGTTATAATATGATACTTCATTGATCGTTCTTACGAATTCTATTCTGTTCGGGAGAGGTTCAAATGACTTTAAAGATGAAATTATAACTTCCGGGCTGACCCCGCCTTCATTAGCAAGGAATGCGGCAGCCAGGCAGTCTTCCATATTCTGGGCGCCCTTCAATTTCAGATTATCGGAAGAGCAAAGACGAATATCCTTGCCATTACGGCGGATCACGAGGGTATTCCCGTCCATGAATGCGCCTTCTTCTACCTCATGCTTTGTTGACAAAAGGCAGACATGTGTATGCTTTTCTGCCTCATCTTTTAATCCGTACACCAATGGAGATTCTGCGTTCAGCAGAAGGCAGTCCGACTGGTCCATATTTTCAAAGATGCGCGCTTTAGCGGCAATATAGGCTTCCATTGTATGATGGCGTTCAAGATGATCCGGCGTTATGTTCAATATGACAGCGGCCTTAGGCTTAAATGATTTTATGAATTCCAGCTGAAAACTGGAAACTTCAGCTGCAATGAGCCCGTCAGAAGGAACCAGTTCCGCCTCACGGCTCAGTGATATTCCAAGATTTCCTGCAAGAGCAAAAGGTTTCCCGGAATGGCTTATCATACTCCCCAGAAGTGTTGTTGTTGTTGTCTTGCCATTTGTTCCGGTAATTGCCAGAATCGTAGCTTTGGTGACCCGATAGGCCAGCTCTATCTCGCTGATCACGGGAATTCCCTTTTTTACAGCAGCTGCAACGATGGGATTTTCAGCCGGTATGACAGGAGATACTACGACAGTATCTATCCCATCCAATAAACTCTCCGTCTGTGTTCCGAACACAAAAACTGCCCCGCGTTCTGACAGAGCTTCTTTCTCTTTTTTATCCTGAATCGTATCTTTCAAATCAGAAATCAATACGGACACTCCATGCTTTAAAAGAACATGGGCCGCGCCCAGGCCGCTTATTCCTGCGCCAAGAATTAAAACATTCCTCATCTAATTCTCCTCCTGATAGTTCATTACATTTTACAGATGGCAGAAGTTTCTGCCATGACAAGAAAAAGAGTCTGTTAGAAGATAAAGAACGAACTCCCTCTGAAAATGTTTTCTACTCACTGGTTTATTATACATCCATGCGTTCAAGCTAAAGACAATATGATATTTTACATCAAACAGGATTTGATGCAATAGATAATATCAGGCTTGAACATGCAGCAATACCTTCAACAAGCCAGAAGGCCCAGACTACATGGACTTCGCTCCATCCGGACAGCTCGAAATGATGGTGCAGCGGGCTCATCTTGAATACCCTCTTTCCCGTCAGCTGGAAGGAAGCTACCTGTATAATAACCGATAATGCTTCAATTACAAAAATGAAGCCGATAAAGATAAGCAACAGCTCTGTCCGCGTCATAACGGAAATACCTGCAATGGCACCGCCAAGGGCTAGGGATCCGGTATCACCCATGAAAATCTTCGCAGGATGGTAATTGAAGAATAAGAATCCGATACATGTTCCTGCGAGAATAATGATAAAATACCCCAAATCATTATTTCCACTCAAATAGCAATAGACTGCATATGCAGAAAATGCAATGACGCAGCAACCGGATGCCAGTCCATCCAGACCGTCAGTCAAATTAACGGCATTGGATGCGCCTACAATGACCAGTATGACAAAGATATAGTAAAATGCTCCAATATAGATATCAATATTGGTGAAAGGAATAGCTATAGAGAAGGGCAGATGAAGTGTATCTACGACTCCCCAGCAAAACAGAACTGCCAAAATAATCTGCCCGAGCATCTTCTGCTTAGCTGTCAGCCCCAGATTCCTTTTCTTCTCCGCTTTTATAAAATCATCTAAAAAGCCCAGAATTCCATGCCCCAGCGTTAAAAAGAGAAGCCAAAGTACGGCTGGATCCAGAATTTTATTGAACAGCAGGACTAAAACAGCAGAAAAAATCATGAAAATCCCTCCCATAGTTGGTGTACCGTTTTTAGACCTGTGTGATTTAGGCCCTTCTTCTCTGACAGACTGACGGGCCTTTAATTTCTTTAACAAAGGAATAGCGATAGTCCCCAATACGATTGTTGTTACTACAGCTTCCAGAAGATAAATCAAATAATTCTGTTCCATTACTTTATGTAGCTCCTATCAATTATTTTGGGTATTTCTTCCATATGCATATAATGTGATCCCTTGACAAGGACCGCATCGCCAGGTTTTACAATATCCATAAGGCATTCTGCCGCATCCTCGCAGGATTCAAAGCTGAAAACATTTTCCATCCCATTTTCTTTGGCGCCCCGAGCCAGCTCATGGCAGAGCGGTCCGACGGTAATTAAACCGTCAAAAGAAAATTGTGCAGCCTTTGCACCCGTCTTGAAATGAAGCTGCTTTTCAAACTTTCCCAATTCGCCCATATCGCCCAGTACCAGGTACCTGTGTTCTGCATTCATCTGGGCAAGCGAAGAAAATGCCATCTCCATGGATAATGGATTTGCATTATAGGAATCATCCAGAACCGTGACCCCATGAATATTCAATATGGTTTGCCGCTGTCCTATCGGTTTGAAATTTTTCAAGGCTTCAACGATATGATCCATGTCTACGCCAAGAGACAGCCCGGCCGCTGCTGCTGCCAGGGAATCATATACATTATGGATTCCTAATAAGTTTAATTTGACCGGATATTCTTTATCTAGATATACGCAGGTATAGCAGGTTGATTCCCCGTCATAAACGATATCCTTCCCTCTTACGCTGTATGTTTCCCCCAATCCATAGTAAACAACCTGATTGCAGAGGGTTCCCATGCGGCGCACAAAAGGATCATCGCCATTTAAGATGGCAGTTCCATCTTCCGACAGATTACGGATCAATTCGCTTTTAGCCAATGCAATATTTTCCTGGCTTCCCAAAATGCCGATATGGGAAGTACCTACATTGGTGACGATACCCATAGTAGGGCTTGCAATAGAGCATAACTGATTGATCTGGCCTAAGCCTCTCATGCCCATTTCTGTCACACAGACTTCAGTTTCTCCTGTCATGGATAACAAAGTTTGTGATAAGCCGATTTCATTATTAAAATTTTTCTGCGTGGACGTTATTTTATAAACAGATGACAATACTGCAGAAAGCATATCCTTTGTCGTCGTTTTTCCATTGGAACCGGTTATTCCGACAACAGGAACAGAGAATCTCATACGATGAAAATGTGCAAGCGAAAACAGTGCAGATAAAGTATCCTTGACACAGATTACAGTGACAAAGTTCCCCCACTCTTTCAAAAGTGCAAGGTCAGAAACCATTACCGCGGCTGCTTTTCTGGAAACCGCTTTGCTTACATAATCATGTCCATCAAAATTATCACCTCTGAGAGCGATGAAAAGTTCGCCTTCCCCAATGGTTCTGCTGTCTGTGCTGACCCCGGAAACGAAATCCGCATTTCCCTTCTGTATCAATTTTCCATCTGCAGCGTCAAGAAGTTCCTGTATTTTAAAAGAAGCCATCATTTCACTTCCTTCAGCGCGTTTCGTGCTTCTTCTCTATCATCAAAATGAATCGTCCTGTCCTTTAGAATCTGATAATCCTCATGTCCTTTTCCGGCAATAATTACAATGTCGTCATCTTTGGCAAGTGAAACAGCCCGCTTGATTGCCTGGCGGCGATCAGCAATGACTTCGTAATAGAGATCAGGTTTATTCTTCTTTACCTTTTCTACTCCCACGACTACATCCTCTATTATCTTCTCCGGATCTTCCGTTCTTGGATTATCACTTGTCACAATTGAAATATCAGCATGCTCTGCTGCAATGCTTCCCATAATAGGGCGCTTCATCCTGTCGCGGTCACCACCGCATCCAAATACTGCGATAATTTTTCCCTCTGTAATTTCGCGCGCCGTACCGAGTATTTTCTCCAAACCGTCGGGCGTATGTGCGTAATCGACAACTACCGCAAATGACTGTCCCTCATCAATAAGTTCGAAACGGCCTGGAACTGACTGAAAATCTTTAACCGCTTCAATAGCATCATCCATGGAAATGCCTTCATTCAAGGCCGCACCAATAGCGCCTAATGTGTTGTAAATATTGAATCTGCCTGCAAGACGGGTCTCTACTTCATAGTCATTCTCATGATAGCGCACCTTAAATCTGGATGATTTTCCTGTGAATTTGCTGTCATACGCATAAAGTTCAGCCGAAGAATCATTCATACCATAAGTATGAAGCGGGCAGACCTCTGTATTAACAGCCTCTATCATAGTATGAGCATACGGATCATCAATATTGATCCAGGCAGATTTTCCAGTTTTATGCTGATTCTCAGAAGAAACCATTTCGAAGAGCATAGCCTTGGCTTTTGCGTAGTTTTCCATGGTCTTATGGAAATCAAGATGATCCTCAGTCAGGTTTGTAAAAACAGCATCATCAAATTCGCACCCTTTCACTCTCCCCAGAACAAGAGAATGCGATGATACTTCCATGCAGACATGGGTCACATGCTCATCAACCATCATGCTGAGAAGTCTCTGCAGATCGATTACAACCGGCGTTGTATTATGTGTCGGTATTTCCTTATCTCCGATGAGAGCATGTATTGTGCCGATAACTCCCACCTTATTTCCTGCTTTGTGAAGTATATGAGCCGCAATATGCGTTGTAGTCGTTTTTCCGTTCGTTCCCGTCAAAGCTATCATGCGCATTTTCCGAGAAGGATAATCAAAGAAGAATGGTGCCATATCTTCCATTGCTTCCCTGGTATCTTCTACATAAACAACTGCGATTTCATCCGGTACATCAATCGGTTCCTGAGCAACAATTGCGACGGCCCCCTGGGCAGCAGCTTTGGCTGCAAAATCATGCCCGTTTACATGGGCACCGCACAGGCAGATGAATAAGCTGCCTTTTTTTACTTCTCTTGAATCAGCTGTGATATCACTTACTGCAGTATTTAAATCGCCTTGAATCTTAAGACAATGTGTCTTCTCTATCAGATCTCTCAGAATCTTCAAAGTACAATCACCCCTGTTTTTTAGCTAAGCGTTATTTTTTATAATAACGTAAATTGTATCCTAGCACAATAGCGGCCTTATTAAAAGGCCGCTATTGTGCTAGGATTATTAAATTTAGCTCTCCTGGCAACCTTTGGAATTGCTTGGTTATCATGGGATTTCAACTATCTCTTGCTGTATTCAGCCCTGGCGCACTTCAACACCATCCTCGTGCCCGTAAAGTGCATGCGCAGGCAGTCTCATTCCCAAATTTAATTCCGCAATCTTCTGTATTCTGACAGGAGCTTCAAGTTTTGATACTTCCAGCTTTAAAACTGCATTGCTTTTTGTCATTTCCATAACAGCACTGCGAGATTCAAGCATCACATGCTCTTCCTGCGCATTGATTCCCTGGAGGAACAGCATAAGAACAACCGGCATAATCAGCATCAATGCTGCATAGAAAACTCTTTTTATCTGAAGGGAGAATAATGTATCACGTTCACTGCTGCGCCCTATACCTGCATCACTTACAGAATAATCGGCAGCTGCAGTATAACCAAATCTGACCATTTGTGCATTTTGATATAACATAGTACATCTCTCCCCCGTAAAAACAACGCATCAAGAGCAATGCGTAAGAAAATTACTCATCCGCTAACTTTTCAACAACTCTTAAAACAGCACTTCTTGCACGCGGATTATGTTCAAGTTCTTCCTTTGACGGCTTAATTGCCTTCGATACCGATTTGACAACAGCCTTATGCCCGCAAACACAAACAGGCAGATCCGGAGGACAAATGCAGCCTCTCTCCATATCTTTGAAAGTTCTTTTTATAATTCTGTCTTCAAGTGACTGGAATGTGATAACACCTAATCTCCCCCCTGGTAAAAGATGTTCCACACAATCTTCCATTGTCTGTTTCAATATTCCTAATTCATTATTGACTTCTATTCGAATAGCCTGAAATGTTCTTTTGGCCGGATGAGGCCCTATCCGTCTGGCATTTGCCGGAATGGCAGCCTTGATGATATTGACCAGTTCCTCTGTCGTTTCAATCGGCTTCTCTTCCCTGAATCTGCATATAAACTCAGCGATTCTGTTTGCCCAGCGCTCTTCCCCATATTCCCATATGATTTTTTTCAGCTGACTCTGCTCGTAAGTATTGACTACTTCATAAGCAGTCAAGGGATTGTCCTGATTCATCCTCATATCCAGACGGCCGTTGTTCATGTAGGAAAACCCACGTGAACCGTCATCGAGCTGGTGTGAAGATACACCGAGATCGAACACAAAACCATTGACTTTAGAAATCCCCAGATTATCTAATATGTTATTTATATTCGAAAAATTATCATGAACCAGTTTTACACTGCACTTGGCACCTTTCAGTCTTTCGCCGGCTGCTTCTATTGCCTCTTCATCCTGATCAACCCCGATTAAAAGGCCGTCTGGCGAAAGCCGTTCTATCAATGCCAGCGAATGGCCGCCGCCGCCAAGAGTGCAGTCGACGTATATCCCCTCTGGGTCTGTTACTATCAGATTGATCATCTCATTGAGCAGGACAGTAACATGTTGAAACTCCATCATAAACTCCTTTTCTGCTTCATTAGAGATCGAAATTCAGTGGCAGATCCAAAGAATCAGCAATCTCAGCAACAGATTCTTCTCCGTTTTCGTCCGCATCCAGCAATTCCGGATCCCAAATCTCTATAATTGCCCCGGTTCCTATGATGCAGACATCTTTTTTAAGCTGAGCAAATTCACGTAGATGCGAAGGAATTAAAATGCGTCCCTGCCTGTCACAAGATACTTCAGTACCTCTGCCAATCAAATGGCGCATAATTTTTCTTACTTTCTGATTTGTAAATGGGAGTTTCTGCAGCTTTGCTATTAATGAATCCCATTTTTCTTTTGGATATATGCATAAGCACTGATCCAATCCGGGGGCCAGGATAAAAACGTTGCCAAGTTCTTCTCTAAATTTGGTAGGAAGAATCATACGTCCTTTTGAATCAATCGTATGTGAGTATTCATTCATGAACATATTCTCTTCCACCTCCCCCATATTTACCCACATTCTACCACAAATCCCCACTTTTACACAATTAAAATGTTCATAATATGCAAATAATATAAGACAGCGGCATCATATGCGGCATTTGACGCATGCAGAAAATAATTACCGGGCAAGCCAAACGCCGGTCTTTCCACCTGCATGAATAACTGCTTCTCCTGAAGCAGTTCACCAGTGCCATCATTAGTTTTGATATTAATTTCCGGGTTTCCTTATCAAAATTCCGTCTTCACGGCTAAATGCACAAAAAAAGGGCTGTGACAAAATGGTTAATCATTTTGTTGCAGCCTCTTTTTTGCGTCTTTATTTCATCATTTTTAGCTCTGCTGTAAGCCTTTTACGTAAAAATGCGCATAAGCCCCCTTACCCCCATAAGACTTTTAATTATATTGTCTTAGGCGGCAATCCTTATACGCATTATTTTGGTTCTTCACGCTTTTTTGTGGGATAAAAATAATAACATATAAAATTGGCATTGAAAAAGAGCATTATCTACTCCAAAATGTAAGTTGCCTAAAACTACGCACGGAGGTCGAATAATGCTCTTTTATTACCATAATGAAATCACTTTTAATTGTCAATATTATCGCACAGAAAATATCATTAACCATCCAAATCCTCATTGCCATACCCGAGTTACCAGTCTACGGACTGCCAGAGATTTTTCCTGTCCGCACTGTCACTCCCGTATGTATAGTTATGGGGCTTTTTCTGTACTCATCAAGGATTTTCCAGATCTTCCTAAGCAAAAGAAGTATATAGAGTTCTCGGGGCACAGATTCCGCTGCACATCCTGCGGGGAGACCATAACGGAAGATATCCCCTGCCAATGCCCTTTCACACGCGTTACTTGGGATATGGCCTTGTGGATTATCCATCTGCTTAAGTGTCATACATTCATTTCTGCCATTTCGGCCATGCTCTCTGTACATTGGAGTACCATACAGAAAATACAAAAGCATATCATGGATAAGGCGTTGGCTGCCTTTGAAACCTGCGCCTGAAGAAAAGTAACTATCGCCCACGGTATTTGGCCGTAGATGAGTTCGCTATCCATAAGGGCCATCGCTATGCCACCTGCGTTATGGATTTGGAAACGGGATTCATCTTGTGGGCCGGCCTGGGCCGCTCCATGGCAGATTTTGAGCACTTCTTTAAGAGCATTGACCTTTCGCTTCTTTCCAGGCTAAAAGCGGTGGCCATGGATATGAACGCATCCTTTAACAGGCTGTTCCAGAAATATTGTCCGAAGGTCCCCATCGTTTATGACCGGTACCATATGCAGGCACAGTTTGGGCGTGATGTTATGGGAGCCGTGCGCCTGGAGGAAGCACAAAAGCATAGGCAGGAAGCAGAAGCATTAAAGGAATATACGAAAGAAACTAATAATCCAGAGCTCCAGAAGATGGCCAGGGAAAAGAGCCATGAAGAAAGGAAGCTTTATACCGAATTAAAGAAATCCCGATGGATACTGTTAAAGAAGGACGACCACCTGAATGAAAGGCAGAAAACTCATCTGTTGGATATCCTGAGCGAGCATAGGGATTTGGCGATTTGTTATGCCATGAAGCAGGAGATGACTCGTCTGTTCACATTGACTGACTATGAAGAAGCTCTCGCCGGATGGACAAAATGGATTCAGGCTGGACTGGCTGCTCATGCCCTGTATCCTATCAATACGGGGAAGCCTGAAGGATTCAATAATAAGATCAAGGTACTAAAAAGAATCGGATATGGGTACCGAAACATGGATTATTTCTTTACCCTTATCCGATTCCATTCTTTACCTAAAAATTATTCATCCCCCAAATTTCCGTGAAGAGCCATTATTTTTGTGATGTATTTCCTTAAATTATAGCCAAGTGCTACCAGGTATAACTCGGCTTTTACAGAATCTATCCTTTTTCTGACGATTCTTTTGTACCATCTGTCATGTTTCATGATTCCAAAAGTTCCTTCAGCCTGGATTGACCGGTTCATTCTTAGCAGGGCTCCATGGATGCTTTCCAGATTATCCTGAACCTCCTGGTACATGTTATTCCGTTCTCTGCTCAATGAGATTCTTCTGTTCTTCGGGGTCTTTTTACATTGCTCTCATTGCTCTGCCAGCGGGCATCCTTGGCAGTCTTCGCATTCAAATACTTCCTCCTGCCTGCCGTATAAGTTCCCTCTGACCAGATGTCTATAGATAAATTTGAAAGCCCTGTCATTTGGACAACGGATGGTTCCATTCTCATCAACTCTAAAGTTTATTGGCCGAAACGGATTGGTATGGTATTTCTTGTCTTTCGTTTCTTTCTTGTACATGGGGAATTTCATATACTTTTCCATACCGTGCTGCTCGCAATAGATGTAATTGTTGAAAGATCCATATCCTGCATCTGCCACAGGATACTTAGGATAAGCCCCATAGACTTCGTGGAATTCCTCCATCAGCGGTACGAAGCAATCCATATCTGAACAATACTGGTTAACATCAATTACGGCAATAAATTCATCGGCAACACCTATTTGGACATTGTATGCAGGCAGAAGCTGATCATTTCCCATGTAGTCCGACTTGATTCGCATGAATGTTGCATCCGTATCGGTCTTCGAGTAACTGTTTCTGGAAGTACCGCATATCTGTATCTTCTCAACATATTCTTCAAGTTTTGATGTATATGCCTTAAGCTGCTCATACTTGCGTTGATGATCGGACTTGCGATGCCCGCTTCCATGAACAAAGGCCGTCTCATCAATCTGCCAGATTTCTTTTAATTTATCCAATACCAGACGCAGATAGTCCGGAGCGTATTCTGTATTGATGTTTACACTCATATGGTCATACTTAAGATCATCATTGAGTAACTCAAAAAGGCTGGTAATCTTGGCAAAAAGCTTGTAGCGGGATTTTTCAGCGGATTTCTTCCATACCCAGCTGTATTTATTTGCGTTCGCTTCAAACTTGGAACCGTCAATATATATATGCTGCAAATCCACGTTGAGTTTGCCGCAGAGTTCTTTCGTAATTGAATAAAAGATATCCTTGAGAGAATACTTAAGAAAGCCCTTCACGAAATGACAGAATGTCCGATAGGATGGGGCTTCATAATTCATCAGGTACATATATCTGATGTTAACCCTGCAATTATCTTCAAGTTTTCTAAAAGAGCAATATCCTTCTTCTGCGAAACCATAGATGATCGTTTTCAGCATGTTGACGGGATTATACCTGGGTCTGCCAGCGCCACGCGTCGGTATGTAACGAAGGTACTTTTTAAGATCGATTTCCTCCATAAATCTGTCATACATTAAAACAGGATCATCGACATTGAGAATCTCAGAGGGAAACATTGGCAAAATGCCTTGTTCTGCGGTAAAATGATTGCTAGTGTTGTTATTTTTCATTGCAAAAAAATTATAACACGAAAGGCTCTGCCCCGGACCAAATGATCCGGGGCAGAGCCTTTTTTATTGGGATGAATTTTGTCACATCCCCCTAAAAATACGTTCATCTCAAAATATTCATTTTTTAAAAAGGAACTGTTATTGAATCTTTTGTGAGATTTCTGCAGGTGTTAAAATCGACATTCCGAAGAGCCTCAGAAGCAGACATCCTGCACTTGTGACCGGTTTCCCCCGCCAGATACAGTAAGAATCCTATGATTTCTTCTGCTGTAGTACCACTTTCTCTTAACTCTTTAACCGAAATCCCATGCTGCCTTTTAGAAAGACGGATTCCCTGCTGATCGACTAAAAGCGGCAGGTGTGCATATGCCGGAGGAGTGTATCCCATTTTACGCATCAATAGGATTTGGTAAAAAGTGGAATCCATTAAATCGTTTCCCCGAAACACATGAGTGATTCCCATGGCGCCATCATCTTGTGAAACAGCAAGCTGATACGCAAACATCCCGTCAGCTCTTTTTACGACAAAATCATCAAAGCCGGCTCTTAAATGTTTTGACTGCTTTCCTTTCAGCAGATCCGTAAATTCTATCCTGCAATCGTCCACCTTAAATCTGAGTGAAGGAGCCTTTGTCTGGACGGCTCTCTCCTGTTCTGTCAGATTTCGGCAATGGCCGTCATACGAGGATACTGCCTCATTAGCATGCGGTGCTGAACTGATTGCGTGAAGCCTTGCACGGGAGCAGAAGCAAGGGTACAACTCCCCCTGCTTCAGAAGGTCCCTGCAGGTTTCCTCGTAGAGATGTGTACGCTGGCTCTGTATCGTATCTCCATAAGAGAAGCTATGGCCAGGGCCCTCATCAAAATCCAGTCCCAGCCAGGAAAGATCGTCTAAAATTCCTTGTATATAGGACGGCTTGCTTCTTTGCTTATCTATATCTTCAATCCTTAAAACAATTTTGCCCTTATTCTGCCGGGTCCACAACCAGTTCAAGAGTGCGATCCAGATATTTCCCAGATGCATGAAACCGGTCGGGCTCGGAGCAAATCTCGTTCTTACCTGCATATGATCAGTCTGGAAGGGACAGGATTTTATCAAATACATCTGCATCCTGATGAATCTTTTCTTCATTTCCCATTACGCAGATACTGGAGTGATCAATAACGCTCTGAAGCAAAGGCGCAAGTTTCCTGATATCTTCTACTGTGCAGTTGACGATTTCATCATTGACTTTTCTGCGGTTTTCAACAGAATTGCCATTCAAATAATGAAGCATTGCGCGTTCGCCCTTCATTGACGGGGTAAGCTGTATTTCATCTGCAGCCATCGTGCCAATTACGTATTTTGTCATTTCCCTGTCTGATAATTCGAGCGTGCGGATATATTCAGGAAGGTTCTTGTATGTTTCAAGGGTCTGTTTTAAATTCGGATCTCTGTAAGAACATAAAATCGCAGTACCATCACTTAAAAACTGGGTAAATGCACCATATGCTCCGCCCTGGACGCGAACCTTCTTCCATAAATATTCATAGCGCAGAATGGTTTCCATAACCCGGAGAGCGCCAGTATAATTGAACCCGTATTTGCGGAAATCTCCGCCTTCGCCAACATACTGGACTTTTCCGGAAGTTAAGAATGCCTCGTTCTTGTTTCCTTCGGCAAAATCAAAGGTGTGCTTCTGATAAACATTTCCATCCGGAAGATCATCGGCAATTTCATATAAATGATCCTTGACCGCGCTTACCTCGCCGGACTCTCCAATCGTTTCTATAAACAGATTTGATTTTGCAAAAATAATCTTTGCAACTTCTGCCAGCCTGCGGACAATCTCATCAGAATTTGCATCAAAATCGCGAACCAGGTCTGACAGGAAATAGTAGTAACTCAATGCAAGCTGTTCGGCAAATGCACCGGCTTTAGAGAAATAAGAAGAAAGTCTTGTCATAACCAGTGAGCTTCCACGGCTGAACACGCTCATATCCCATTCCGATTTTTCCTGAAGAAGAATCTCTCTCAATCTTGCGGTATCTTCGAAAGAAGTATGGCAGAGAACTTCACCAATGAGTCCCATCAGCTTGTCGACATTCGATGTCAGAGCTTTTCCCCGGATGGCAAAAACAGGGGTATAATCTGCGGAATTATCATACCTGCTGTATGCACTGACATTGAACCCAAGTCCTCCGGTATAAGCATTGGACAGTCTGGATAATTCAGCATAGCTATGTTTATCAGTATTCATGCTGCATAATATCGACGTCAGTAGATTAGCATACGGAATATCTTCTTCCTTCAATCCGTACAGTGTAAAGAAGATATTCAAATAAGTGATACCCATTGTGTTGACTTCATAATGGAAATGACGGATACCATTCAGGTCTTCTTCAATAAGGCTGTCATCTTCGATTTCACGTTTAAGGTCTTTTCTTGAAAGAAGCGGAATTGTCTTTAAAGCTCCTTCCGTTTCCATCGAAGCCTGTCTTTCCTTCAGGGCTTTTGTCGATTCGACGATTTCTTCAAGCTGTTCGTGGGAGAGAGAGCTCTTGAAGGCAGCCAGTTTCTCTGCTGTCTCCTTATTTTTCTTTTCTGTCAGACCACGTTCAGGTTTCATTGTAATCAGTACCTGGTGCGTGTTCTTGATAACGTATTTTAAAAGCAGATTTTCAAAATATCCTTTATCCAGATTATTTCTAAGTTCCTTGATATCATCAATGTACTTAAGAGCCTGCATGGGGTCTCTGTCATACAGCCAGAGATCCATTGCTCTCACTCCATACAGAAGTCCTTTCGGTTTTCCCTGGAAATCATTCTCACGCAGGATGAACTCTGTGCGGTTGAGTGCTGCTTCAAGCATATTCCTGTCAATTCCATCAAGGGCAAGATTCCTTAAGACAAGATCGACAGTTGAAATAAACTTCTCTCTCTTATCAATTTCTGAACCAGTTACTTCGATTGTCCATACCGGCTGTTTATAGCTGTCTCCATACGCACTAGATACATCAT harbors:
- the murD gene encoding UDP-N-acetylmuramoyl-L-alanine--D-glutamate ligase, whose protein sequence is MRNVLILGAGISGLGAAHVLLKHGVSVLISDLKDTIQDKKEKEALSERGAVFVFGTQTESLLDGIDTVVVSPVIPAENPIVAAAVKKGIPVISEIELAYRVTKATILAITGTNGKTTTTTLLGSMISHSGKPFALAGNLGISLSREAELVPSDGLIAAEVSSFQLEFIKSFKPKAAVILNITPDHLERHHTMEAYIAAKARIFENMDQSDCLLLNAESPLVYGLKDEAEKHTHVCLLSTKHEVEEGAFMDGNTLVIRRNGKDIRLCSSDNLKLKGAQNMEDCLAAAFLANEGGVSPEVIISSLKSFEPLPNRIEFVRTINEVSYYNDSKATNTDAAIKGMEAFSKPVILIAGGYDKGTDLTEFMDVVKTHVKELILLGAAADRFEKAAAEAGVSKASIHRADSMADAVKQGQKFAKPGDIVILSPACSSFDMYHNMEERGMDFKRIVNSLA
- the mraY gene encoding phospho-N-acetylmuramoyl-pentapeptide-transferase — translated: MEQNYLIYLLEAVVTTIVLGTIAIPLLKKLKARQSVREEGPKSHRSKNGTPTMGGIFMIFSAVLVLLFNKILDPAVLWLLFLTLGHGILGFLDDFIKAEKKRNLGLTAKQKMLGQIILAVLFCWGVVDTLHLPFSIAIPFTNIDIYIGAFYYIFVILVIVGASNAVNLTDGLDGLASGCCVIAFSAYAVYCYLSGNNDLGYFIIILAGTCIGFLFFNYHPAKIFMGDTGSLALGGAIAGISVMTRTELLLIFIGFIFVIEALSVIIQVASFQLTGKRVFKMSPLHHHFELSGWSEVHVVWAFWLVEGIAACSSLILSIASNPV
- a CDS encoding UDP-N-acetylmuramoyl-tripeptide--D-alanyl-D-alanine ligase; translation: MMASFKIQELLDAADGKLIQKGNADFVSGVSTDSRTIGEGELFIALRGDNFDGHDYVSKAVSRKAAAVMVSDLALLKEWGNFVTVICVKDTLSALFSLAHFHRMRFSVPVVGITGSNGKTTTKDMLSAVLSSVYKITSTQKNFNNEIGLSQTLLSMTGETEVCVTEMGMRGLGQINQLCSIASPTMGIVTNVGTSHIGILGSQENIALAKSELIRNLSEDGTAILNGDDPFVRRMGTLCNQVVYYGLGETYSVRGKDIVYDGESTCYTCVYLDKEYPVKLNLLGIHNVYDSLAAAAAGLSLGVDMDHIVEALKNFKPIGQRQTILNIHGVTVLDDSYNANPLSMEMAFSSLAQMNAEHRYLVLGDMGELGKFEKQLHFKTGAKAAQFSFDGLITVGPLCHELARGAKENGMENVFSFESCEDAAECLMDIVKPGDAVLVKGSHYMHMEEIPKIIDRSYIK
- a CDS encoding UDP-N-acetylmuramoyl-L-alanyl-D-glutamate--2,6-diaminopimelate ligase is translated as MKILRDLIEKTHCLKIQGDLNTAVSDITADSREVKKGSLFICLCGAHVNGHDFAAKAAAQGAVAIVAQEPIDVPDEIAVVYVEDTREAMEDMAPFFFDYPSRKMRMIALTGTNGKTTTTHIAAHILHKAGNKVGVIGTIHALIGDKEIPTHNTTPVVIDLQRLLSMMVDEHVTHVCMEVSSHSLVLGRVKGCEFDDAVFTNLTEDHLDFHKTMENYAKAKAMLFEMVSSENQHKTGKSAWINIDDPYAHTMIEAVNTEVCPLHTYGMNDSSAELYAYDSKFTGKSSRFKVRYHENDYEVETRLAGRFNIYNTLGAIGAALNEGISMDDAIEAVKDFQSVPGRFELIDEGQSFAVVVDYAHTPDGLEKILGTAREITEGKIIAVFGCGGDRDRMKRPIMGSIAAEHADISIVTSDNPRTEDPEKIIEDVVVGVEKVKKNKPDLYYEVIADRRQAIKRAVSLAKDDDIVIIAGKGHEDYQILKDRTIHFDDREEARNALKEVK
- a CDS encoding FtsB/FtsL family cell division protein, with translation MVRFGYTAAADYSVSDAGIGRSSERDTLFSLQIKRVFYAALMLIMPVVLMLFLQGINAQEEHVMLESRSAVMEMTKSNAVLKLEVSKLEAPVRIQKIAELNLGMRLPAHALYGHEDGVEVRQG